Proteins from a genomic interval of Pararge aegeria chromosome 26, ilParAegt1.1, whole genome shotgun sequence:
- the LOC120635309 gene encoding protein phosphatase 1 regulatory subunit 3C, producing the protein MCAAIDMLGSEQMFYGRSPPAGFLTDYTPQVRRPTKLTSRGYSAPCLSLLKPVQLTLKAAPRSCIRLSTDKKNKRVVFADDRGYALEHVKFMTEPSHVPPYWALKIVASPPLERKAPVPVVDVWEQRFPQPASDYLAFRRRINEDFVSLENVIVKQNECAVDGTVKVKNLDFSKEVFIRTTSDGWRTQEDTYCEFVESGPVNQAGISSYDTFGFRLQLPIHSRRLDFCVCFRCKDVEYWDNKNGENYTIEKSSVRKSPAIACARINYGNSWTDKSSNDGNTPYW; encoded by the coding sequence ATGTGTGCCGCAATAGACATGCTCGGCTCCGAGCAAATGTTTTACGGCCGGAGCCCTCCAGCCGGCTTCTTGACGGACTACACCCCGCAAGTGAGGCGGCCGACCAAATTGACGTCAAGAGGGTACTCAGCCCCGTGTCTCTCGCTGCTTAAACCAGTGCAACTCACTTTAAAAGCGGCTCCAAGATCCTGCATAAGATTATCCACGGATAAGAAGAACAAAAGAGTAGTTTTCGCCGATGACAGAGGATATGCGTTAGAACATGTGAAGTTTATGACGGAACCGTCTCACGTACCACCATATTGGGCTCTCAAAATAGTCGCAAGCCCACCATTAGAAAGGAAAGCTCCAGTCCCCGTGGTAGACGTTTGGGAGCAGAGGTTTCCCCAACCAGCATCCGATTACTTAGCATTCCGAAGAAGAATCAACGAAGATTTTGTGTCATTGGAAAACGTTATAGTCAAACAAAACGAATGTGCGGTAGACGGGACGGTAAAAGTTAAAAACTTAGATTTCAGCAAGGAAGTGTTTATAAGAACAACGTCTGATGGGTGGAGAACGCAGGAAGACACGTATTGTGAGTTTGTGGAGTCCGGACCAGTGAACCAAGCGGGGATTTCATCTTACGACACTTTTGGGTTCCGCCTACAGCTGCCGATACACTCTCGAAGGTTAGATTTCTGTGTTTGCTTCCGCTGTAAGGACGTGGAGTACTGGGACAATAAAAACGGCGAAAACTACACGATCGAGAAGTCGTCTGTGAGAAAATCGCCAGCGATTGCGTGCGCTAGAATCAATTACGGAAATTCTTGGACGGACAAATCCAGCAACGATGGAAATACGCCGTACTGGTGA